In one window of Metasolibacillus fluoroglycofenilyticus DNA:
- a CDS encoding LysR substrate-binding domain-containing protein, whose amino-acid sequence MNIEELHTFIKLCEIKNFTKTADTLCMSQPTVSLHIKNLEKEFQTQLFQRSPKLLCITPTGEILLERAKQMIQLYEQTKQEMLDYHHAVQGHLKIGASFTIGEYILPPLLVELKEKYPELSFQIIIGNTDEIVQYAKLFQVDIGLVEGKTNEKEIIVEPFKDDELVIVSSVQHPLAAKEKVTIADLQNEDWITREIGSGTGEYLKHFLQTNELKVKTLLSISSIQGIKETVINNLGLSLLSKSVIERDLKMGEIHVVQLENTPFWRTFSYIYSPSMKEKRNVKIFIEELCQLKTS is encoded by the coding sequence ATGAATATTGAGGAGCTACATACTTTTATTAAATTATGTGAAATTAAAAATTTTACGAAAACAGCAGATACATTATGTATGTCACAGCCAACGGTCAGCCTACATATTAAAAATCTAGAAAAAGAATTTCAAACACAGCTTTTTCAACGTTCACCTAAGCTACTTTGCATTACGCCTACTGGAGAAATATTGCTAGAGCGCGCAAAACAGATGATACAGCTTTATGAGCAAACAAAACAGGAGATGTTAGATTATCACCATGCAGTGCAAGGTCATTTGAAAATTGGCGCAAGCTTTACTATTGGTGAATACATTCTGCCTCCATTGCTTGTTGAATTAAAAGAAAAATATCCAGAGCTTTCCTTTCAAATTATTATTGGCAACACGGATGAAATTGTTCAATATGCTAAGCTTTTTCAAGTCGATATTGGCTTAGTAGAAGGCAAAACGAATGAAAAAGAAATAATCGTAGAGCCTTTTAAAGATGATGAATTAGTTATTGTGTCCTCTGTGCAACATCCATTAGCAGCAAAGGAAAAAGTAACAATTGCTGATCTTCAAAATGAGGATTGGATTACACGTGAAATCGGCTCTGGAACTGGTGAATATTTAAAGCATTTTTTGCAGACAAATGAGCTGAAGGTTAAAACCTTACTCTCCATCAGCAGCATACAAGGAATAAAGGAAACGGTTATCAATAATTTAGGTCTTTCCTTGCTATCGAAAAGCGTCATTGAGCGAGATTTGAAAATGGGTGAGATTCATGTAGTACAACTTGAAAACACTCCTTTTTGGCGAACATTTTCTTATATTTATAGCCCCTCAATGAAGGAAAAAAGAAATGTAAAGATATTTATTGAAGAATTGTGCCAGCTTAAAACGTCATAG
- the cysQ gene encoding 3'(2'),5'-bisphosphate nucleotidase CysQ, translating into METVIRILEPIHIAFKAGQEILKVYNTETVSVEFKGDESPLTIADKRSHHLIETELVRCYPRIPVISEEGEIVDYAQRSKWHTAWLVDPLDGTKEFIKRNGEFTVNIGLIENGTPVLGIIYCPVQDTMYFASSVIGSYKLINCTQNLQKIDTENILLTLSQKLPIATNREVFAIAVSRSHFSSDTEDYIQKMQELHHNIELVTSGSSIKMCLVAEGRVDVYPRLSYSMEWDTAAGEAIVKYSGGKVLDSTTNEPLHYNKEQLKNPFHIATKA; encoded by the coding sequence ATGGAAACTGTTATACGAATTTTAGAGCCTATTCACATCGCATTTAAAGCAGGTCAAGAAATTTTAAAGGTGTATAACACCGAAACAGTAAGTGTCGAATTTAAAGGCGATGAATCTCCTTTAACAATCGCCGATAAAAGGTCACATCATTTAATTGAAACGGAACTTGTGCGCTGCTACCCTCGCATTCCCGTTATTAGTGAGGAAGGGGAAATAGTAGATTATGCGCAGCGCAGCAAGTGGCATACTGCATGGCTAGTCGACCCACTCGATGGTACAAAAGAATTTATTAAACGCAACGGGGAATTTACCGTCAATATTGGACTTATTGAAAATGGCACTCCTGTGCTCGGCATTATTTATTGCCCTGTACAAGATACAATGTATTTTGCATCTAGCGTAATTGGTTCTTATAAATTAATAAATTGCACGCAAAATCTCCAGAAAATTGATACGGAAAATATTTTACTCACCCTTTCTCAAAAGCTACCTATTGCTACAAATAGGGAAGTCTTTGCTATCGCTGTTAGCCGCTCCCATTTTTCAAGTGATACGGAGGACTATATTCAAAAAATGCAGGAGCTGCACCACAATATTGAGCTTGTTACATCTGGTAGCTCCATTAAAATGTGCCTTGTCGCTGAAGGCCGAGTAGACGTCTATCCACGCCTTAGCTACTCAATGGAATGGGATACTGCTGCAGGTGAAGCAATCGTGAAGTATAGCGGTGGTAAAGTGCTAGATTCCACAACTAACGAGCCTTTGCATTATAATAAGGAGCAGCTAAAAAATCCCTTTCATATTGCAACTAAAGCGTAA
- the cysC gene encoding adenylyl-sulfate kinase produces MKSLLRFITCGSVDDGKSTLIGHMLYDAKLLFADQERALELDSRLGSRGGEIDYSLLLDGLLAEREQGITIDVAYRYFTTAHRSFIVADTPGHEEYTRNMAVGASFADLAIILVDATKGVVTQTKRHARICALMGVKNLVLAVNKMDLVNFNEVRFTKIKSDFLQLIEEFRLESVQVIPVSATNGDNITKKSANTPWYDGLALLPYLEEVDTQQEEQQNYFVMPVQRVSRPNHTFRGFQGQIEAGTIAVGDEITTLPSNEKVKVKSILVTDREVQTAYAGQPVTIQLHREVDVSRGCVLTTDRQIAVADLFTAQILWMDDTELAAGKNYLIKVGTKIIPSTIVAIHHKVDINTGQHIAANKITKNELATCDIALTEKIVFDSFDRNEALGNFILIDRITNMTAACGVIKEIALQEKHIFGQQTDVTREARAEQKGQKPLTLWFTGLSGSGKSTLANEVEKRLVAFGHHTMLLDGDNVRLGLNKDLGFDEVGRIENIRRIAEVAKLMNDAGLITLTSFISPFEQERRKAQQIIGQSYIEIYISTPLDVCEKRDVKGLYQKARAQEITNFTGISSPYEEPKNPHIKIDTSNISLEEATDYIVKEVLKVLA; encoded by the coding sequence ATGAAAAGTTTATTGAGATTTATTACATGCGGCAGTGTCGATGACGGTAAATCGACGTTAATTGGTCATATGCTGTATGACGCAAAGCTATTATTCGCTGACCAAGAAAGAGCATTAGAGTTAGATAGTCGACTAGGAAGTCGCGGGGGGGAAATTGATTATTCCCTTCTATTAGATGGGCTTTTAGCAGAGAGGGAGCAAGGAATTACAATTGATGTGGCCTATCGTTATTTTACGACGGCTCATCGCTCCTTTATCGTTGCTGATACACCGGGGCATGAGGAGTATACACGTAATATGGCTGTAGGTGCTTCATTTGCAGACCTCGCTATTATTTTGGTAGATGCAACGAAGGGTGTCGTTACACAGACGAAGCGCCATGCACGTATATGTGCACTAATGGGTGTAAAAAATCTGGTGCTGGCTGTAAACAAGATGGATTTAGTTAACTTTAATGAAGTGCGATTTACTAAAATTAAGAGTGATTTTTTACAACTTATCGAGGAATTCCGTCTTGAAAGTGTGCAAGTAATCCCAGTTTCAGCAACGAATGGAGATAATATTACGAAAAAATCCGCAAATACGCCATGGTACGACGGATTGGCGTTACTACCATATTTAGAGGAGGTAGATACACAACAGGAGGAGCAGCAAAATTATTTTGTTATGCCTGTTCAGCGTGTAAGTAGACCGAATCACACATTCCGCGGCTTTCAGGGGCAAATTGAGGCAGGGACAATTGCCGTAGGTGATGAAATAACAACTTTACCTAGTAATGAAAAGGTGAAGGTTAAAAGTATTTTAGTAACGGACCGTGAAGTACAAACTGCATATGCAGGGCAACCTGTTACGATTCAACTGCATAGAGAGGTAGATGTTTCGCGCGGCTGTGTACTAACGACAGACCGACAAATAGCGGTCGCTGATTTATTCACTGCCCAAATTTTATGGATGGATGATACGGAGCTTGCAGCAGGGAAAAACTATTTAATTAAAGTAGGAACAAAAATTATTCCGAGCACAATCGTAGCGATTCATCACAAAGTGGATATTAATACAGGACAGCATATAGCGGCGAATAAAATAACGAAAAACGAGCTAGCAACCTGCGATATTGCATTAACAGAAAAGATTGTCTTTGATTCATTTGATAGAAATGAGGCATTAGGTAACTTTATTTTAATTGACCGAATTACGAATATGACTGCGGCATGTGGTGTAATTAAGGAAATTGCCTTACAAGAGAAGCATATTTTTGGGCAGCAAACAGATGTGACACGAGAGGCACGTGCTGAGCAAAAAGGGCAAAAGCCACTGACATTATGGTTTACAGGTCTTTCCGGTTCCGGCAAGTCGACACTTGCAAACGAGGTGGAAAAGCGCCTTGTAGCATTTGGTCACCACACGATGCTACTCGATGGCGATAATGTGCGATTAGGATTAAACAAAGATTTGGGCTTTGATGAGGTTGGACGTATTGAAAATATTCGTCGCATTGCTGAAGTGGCGAAGCTGATGAACGATGCGGGGTTAATTACATTAACGTCGTTTATTTCACCTTTTGAGCAGGAACGTCGAAAAGCGCAGCAAATAATAGGGCAATCCTATATCGAAATATACATTAGCACGCCTCTAGACGTATGCGAAAAACGTGATGTCAAAGGGCTTTATCAAAAAGCACGTGCACAGGAAATCACTAATTTTACTGGGATTTCAAGCCCGTACGAGGAACCAAAAAATCCTCATATTAAAATTGATACGAGCAATATTTCCTTAGAGGAAGCAACTGATTATATTGTGAAGGAAGTATTGAAGGTGCTAGCTTAA
- the cysD gene encoding sulfate adenylyltransferase subunit CysD → MKELTHLDQLEAEAIYIIREVAAECENPVMLYSIGKDSSVMLHLAMKAFYPEKPPFPFMHIDTTWKFKEMIEFRDRRAKELGIEMIVHSNEEGLAQNINPFDHGSAYTDIMKTQALKDGLNKYGFTAAFGGGRRDEEKSRAKERIFSFRNKNHAWDPKNQRPEMWKQFNTRIHKGESIRVFPISNWTEKDIWQYIHRENIDIVPLYFAKERPVIYREGNYVMVDDERMRLQPDEEVFMKKVRFRTLGCYPLTGGVESNAVTLDEIIEETLGAVTSERTTRVIDQEAVGSMERRKREGYF, encoded by the coding sequence ATGAAGGAACTTACTCACCTCGACCAATTGGAGGCAGAAGCAATTTATATTATTAGAGAAGTGGCAGCAGAATGTGAAAATCCTGTTATGCTCTATTCAATTGGAAAGGATAGCTCTGTCATGCTGCATTTAGCAATGAAGGCTTTCTATCCTGAAAAGCCACCATTTCCATTTATGCATATCGATACGACATGGAAGTTTAAAGAAATGATAGAGTTTCGTGACCGCCGAGCAAAGGAATTAGGCATTGAAATGATTGTTCATTCGAATGAGGAAGGGCTTGCACAAAACATTAATCCATTCGACCACGGCTCAGCCTATACGGATATTATGAAAACACAGGCTTTAAAGGATGGCTTAAATAAATATGGCTTCACCGCTGCCTTTGGCGGAGGCAGGCGCGACGAAGAAAAATCTCGTGCGAAGGAGCGTATCTTTTCATTCCGCAATAAAAACCATGCATGGGACCCTAAAAACCAACGCCCTGAAATGTGGAAGCAGTTTAATACAAGAATTCATAAAGGTGAAAGCATACGCGTTTTTCCTATTTCCAATTGGACAGAGAAGGATATTTGGCAATATATTCATCGGGAAAATATTGATATTGTACCGCTCTATTTTGCAAAGGAAAGACCCGTTATTTACCGTGAAGGCAATTATGTCATGGTAGATGATGAGCGCATGCGTTTACAGCCAGATGAGGAAGTGTTCATGAAAAAGGTTCGCTTTCGTACATTGGGCTGTTACCCGCTAACAGGTGGGGTCGAATCAAATGCAGTGACTTTGGATGAAATTATAGAGGAAACATTAGGGGCAGTTACATCTGAACGTACAACACGCGTTATCGACCAAGAGGCTGTTGGGAGTATGGAGAGACGTAAGCGAGAGGGGTATTTCTAG
- a CDS encoding phosphoadenylyl-sulfate reductase, with the protein MLTYSKWENPNIEFAIDEQYKGALEVIKWSYGEYGKEIVYACSFGIEGIVLIDLIAKVQPDAQIVFLDTDVHFKETYETIERVREKYPKLHIVLKKPALTLEHQAQQFGDKLWETNPNQCCNIRKLEPLNEVLSGAKAWISGLRREQSKTRKNVEFINKDNRFKSVKICPLIHWTWKDVWRYVSKHELTYNVLHDQGYPSIGCSHCTKPAFTLDDLRSGRWQGQGKTECGLHSQ; encoded by the coding sequence TTGTTAACATATAGTAAATGGGAAAACCCCAATATTGAGTTTGCAATTGATGAGCAATATAAAGGTGCTTTAGAGGTCATTAAGTGGAGCTATGGGGAGTATGGAAAAGAGATTGTCTATGCGTGTAGCTTTGGTATTGAGGGGATTGTTCTCATTGATTTAATTGCTAAGGTACAACCAGATGCGCAAATTGTCTTTTTAGACACAGATGTACATTTTAAGGAAACATATGAAACGATTGAGCGTGTACGTGAGAAATATCCAAAGCTTCATATCGTACTAAAAAAACCTGCGCTCACATTGGAGCACCAAGCACAGCAGTTTGGTGATAAGCTGTGGGAAACGAATCCAAACCAGTGCTGTAATATTCGAAAACTAGAGCCATTAAACGAGGTACTATCAGGTGCGAAAGCATGGATTTCTGGCTTGCGCCGTGAGCAGTCTAAAACACGCAAAAATGTCGAGTTTATCAATAAGGATAATAGATTTAAGTCGGTAAAAATTTGCCCGCTCATTCATTGGACGTGGAAGGATGTGTGGCGCTATGTATCAAAGCATGAGCTTACCTATAATGTGTTGCACGACCAAGGCTATCCAAGTATCGGCTGTTCGCATTGTACAAAGCCAGCCTTTACGTTAGACGATTTACGTTCGGGCAGATGGCAGGGGCAAGGGAAAACTGAATGTGGGCTTCATAGCCAGTGA
- a CDS encoding sulfate/molybdate ABC transporter ATP-binding protein, which yields MSIEIHGVTKHYGSFQALKEINLTISKGELVALLGPSGSGKTTLLRMIAGLESIEEGSISFDGTDLSTVHVNQRDVGFVFQHYALFKHMTVFDNVAFGLTIRKKSLRPSKKAVEQKVHELLELVKLSGFAQRYPSQLSGGQRQRVALARALAVEPKMLLLDEPFGALDAKVRKELRRWLRKLHNEMHITSVFVTHDQEEALDVADRIVIMNKGKIEQVGTPSEVYDKPVSPFVYDFLGNVNLFHGRLQQGKLKFGSVQLDASDYFDKDDTDAVGYVRPHHLKVERVRLSEDEIAAKITFMHSIGPTWHIEMKREDSDAYVEVELSKEEFLQLDLKVGEIVYVSPKEMKVFIPEDFII from the coding sequence ATGTCTATTGAAATACATGGTGTAACAAAGCATTATGGCTCATTTCAAGCATTAAAAGAGATTAATTTAACGATTTCAAAGGGGGAGCTCGTTGCACTTTTAGGACCATCTGGTTCAGGTAAAACAACGCTTTTACGAATGATTGCAGGGTTGGAGTCAATTGAGGAAGGAAGCATTTCATTTGATGGAACAGATTTAAGTACAGTACATGTCAATCAGCGAGATGTCGGCTTCGTCTTTCAACATTATGCGCTCTTTAAGCATATGACAGTATTTGATAATGTGGCATTTGGTTTAACGATTCGAAAGAAAAGCTTACGACCATCTAAAAAGGCGGTCGAGCAAAAGGTGCATGAGCTTTTAGAGCTAGTGAAGCTAAGTGGCTTTGCACAGCGCTATCCGTCACAGCTATCAGGTGGGCAACGTCAACGTGTTGCACTAGCGAGAGCATTAGCGGTAGAGCCAAAAATGCTACTACTAGATGAGCCATTTGGGGCGCTTGATGCGAAGGTTCGCAAGGAATTGCGTCGCTGGTTGCGTAAATTGCATAATGAAATGCATATTACAAGTGTATTTGTAACACATGACCAAGAAGAAGCGCTTGATGTTGCAGACCGCATTGTCATTATGAATAAGGGGAAGATTGAGCAGGTAGGAACACCTTCCGAAGTTTATGATAAGCCAGTAAGCCCGTTTGTATATGATTTTTTAGGCAATGTCAATTTATTTCACGGTCGATTGCAGCAAGGGAAATTAAAATTTGGAAGCGTTCAGCTTGATGCGTCAGACTACTTCGATAAAGACGATACCGATGCAGTAGGCTATGTGCGACCACATCATTTAAAGGTGGAGCGCGTAAGGCTAAGTGAGGATGAAATCGCAGCAAAAATTACCTTTATGCATTCAATTGGACCAACTTGGCATATTGAGATGAAACGTGAGGATAGCGATGCCTATGTTGAAGTGGAGCTGAGTAAAGAAGAATTTCTACAACTAGATTTAAAAGTGGGGGAAATTGTCTATGTCAGCCCAAAGGAAATGAAAGTATTTATCCCGGAAGATTTCATCATTTAA
- the cysW gene encoding sulfate ABC transporter permease subunit CysW — protein MKHTKEQKSVIRRVLITLMLLYLALFLLVPLAFIFVKAFEQGAAVYFAAITESDALSAIKLTLLVAIITVPLNTIFGVAAAWCITKFHFKGKQLLLSLIELPFAISPVIAGLIFILLFSPRSALGSLLMDFGVKVIFSVPGIVIVTMFVTMPFIARELIPIMQAQGRAEEEAAISLGASGWKMFIRVTLPTIKWSLLYGMILCSARAIGEFGAVSVVSGRIRGMTNTMPLHVEILYNEYQFSAAFAVASLMSLLALVTLMIKTFIEYKSEKQQVGE, from the coding sequence GTGAAGCATACGAAAGAGCAAAAAAGTGTGATTAGAAGAGTATTAATCACATTAATGCTTTTATATTTAGCATTGTTTCTACTTGTGCCGCTCGCATTCATTTTTGTCAAAGCATTTGAGCAGGGCGCAGCAGTTTATTTTGCAGCCATTACAGAGAGTGATGCTTTATCCGCTATTAAGTTAACATTACTTGTTGCTATCATAACGGTTCCATTGAATACGATTTTCGGGGTGGCGGCAGCATGGTGTATTACGAAATTTCATTTTAAAGGCAAGCAGCTATTATTATCCTTAATCGAATTACCGTTTGCCATCTCACCAGTCATTGCGGGGCTTATTTTTATCTTACTGTTTAGCCCGAGAAGCGCTTTAGGTTCGCTGTTAATGGATTTTGGTGTCAAAGTTATTTTTTCCGTACCGGGAATCGTTATTGTAACGATGTTTGTGACAATGCCATTTATTGCGCGGGAGCTCATTCCAATTATGCAGGCACAAGGAAGGGCAGAGGAGGAGGCAGCTATCTCCCTTGGGGCAAGTGGCTGGAAAATGTTTATCCGTGTCACATTGCCAACGATTAAGTGGAGCTTATTGTATGGGATGATTTTATGTAGCGCAAGGGCGATTGGTGAGTTTGGCGCTGTGTCGGTCGTGTCAGGAAGGATTCGGGGAATGACAAACACGATGCCCCTACACGTAGAGATTTTATATAACGAATATCAGTTTTCTGCTGCCTTTGCTGTAGCATCGCTCATGTCGCTATTGGCTTTAGTGACGTTAATGATTAAAACGTTTATTGAATATAAGTCAGAGAAACAACAAGTAGGTGAATAG
- the cysT gene encoding sulfate ABC transporter permease subunit CysT, with protein MRKRKNVLPGFGLSMGITMLYLSLFILIPLSMIFIESSKLGLVDFWKVVTSERVVHAYKVSFITAFVAALFNGVFGLLIAWVLVRYSFPGKRLIDGLIDLPFALPTAVAGITLTTLYAQDGWIGQWFSVIGVKISFTPIGITLALIFIGLPFVVRMVQPVLESFEREVEEAASSLGARKGQIFRKIIFPEILPALLAGFSLAFARGLGEYGSVVFIAGNMPMKTEIAPLMIMTKLEQFDYAGATAIAVVMLIISFICLVFINLLQKWSQKHVLQEE; from the coding sequence ATGAGAAAAAGGAAAAATGTATTGCCAGGCTTCGGCTTATCAATGGGTATTACAATGCTGTATTTAAGCTTATTTATTTTAATCCCATTATCTATGATATTTATCGAATCGTCTAAACTTGGCTTAGTAGATTTTTGGAAAGTTGTGACGAGTGAGCGCGTTGTTCATGCCTATAAAGTGTCGTTTATTACAGCCTTTGTGGCAGCTCTTTTTAACGGTGTATTTGGCTTATTGATTGCATGGGTGCTCGTTCGCTACAGCTTCCCCGGAAAACGATTAATCGATGGGCTTATTGATTTGCCCTTTGCTTTGCCGACAGCGGTTGCAGGTATTACATTAACTACTTTATATGCGCAGGATGGCTGGATTGGTCAATGGTTTAGTGTCATAGGGGTTAAAATATCGTTTACCCCTATTGGCATTACATTGGCGCTTATATTCATCGGCTTACCGTTCGTTGTTCGAATGGTTCAGCCTGTGCTTGAAAGCTTTGAGCGTGAGGTCGAGGAGGCTGCATCTAGCTTAGGGGCGAGGAAGGGGCAAATTTTTAGAAAAATTATCTTCCCTGAAATATTACCAGCTTTATTAGCAGGATTTTCTCTTGCATTTGCAAGGGGGCTTGGGGAATATGGGTCTGTGGTTTTTATCGCAGGCAATATGCCGATGAAAACGGAAATTGCGCCACTGATGATTATGACGAAGCTGGAGCAGTTTGATTATGCTGGAGCGACAGCAATTGCGGTTGTCATGTTGATTATTTCGTTTATTTGTTTAGTTTTTATTAATTTACTGCAAAAGTGGAGTCAAAAGCATGTATTACAAGAGGAGTAG
- a CDS encoding sulfate ABC transporter substrate-binding protein, whose translation MRTRLIILFSTFLLLAACASKEAATGGKVEILNTSYDPTRELYEEFNKEFAAYWQVEKGQEVVIKQSHGGSGSQARSVIDGLDADVVTLALAYDVDAIAEQQLIAEGWLNRLEHNSAPYTSTIVFLVREGNPKGIKDWDDLAKADVSVITPNPKASGGARWNYLAAWGYALENFEGNNAKAKDFVSSIYKNVEVLDSGARGSTTTFVEKGIGDVLITWENEALLALNELKKAEFEIVAPSISILAEPSVAVVDKNVDRKGTREIAEAYLKFLYTDIGQEIAAKNYYRPRTEEIAEKYDSQFPSIKLFTIDEKFGSWKEAQETHFSDGGVFDSIYE comes from the coding sequence ATGAGAACTCGTCTAATAATACTTTTTTCCACTTTCCTTTTATTAGCTGCTTGTGCTAGTAAGGAGGCAGCAACAGGGGGGAAAGTTGAAATTTTAAATACTTCATATGATCCAACACGCGAATTGTATGAGGAATTTAATAAGGAGTTTGCTGCATATTGGCAGGTGGAGAAAGGGCAGGAAGTGGTGATTAAACAATCGCATGGCGGCTCGGGAAGCCAAGCACGCTCCGTTATTGATGGATTGGATGCGGATGTAGTAACGCTTGCTTTAGCCTACGATGTCGATGCGATTGCGGAGCAACAATTGATTGCTGAGGGCTGGCTTAATCGCTTAGAGCATAACTCTGCACCGTATACATCTACAATTGTATTTTTAGTACGGGAGGGTAATCCAAAAGGTATTAAGGATTGGGATGATTTAGCAAAGGCTGATGTTTCAGTTATTACACCTAATCCGAAGGCATCTGGCGGAGCTCGTTGGAATTACTTAGCTGCTTGGGGATATGCTCTAGAAAATTTTGAAGGCAATAATGCGAAAGCGAAAGATTTTGTTTCTAGTATTTATAAAAATGTAGAAGTGCTTGACTCTGGTGCACGAGGCTCGACAACAACATTTGTAGAGAAGGGTATTGGGGACGTATTAATTACTTGGGAAAATGAAGCACTCCTCGCATTAAACGAGTTGAAAAAGGCTGAATTTGAAATTGTAGCGCCCTCTATTAGCATTTTAGCAGAGCCGTCTGTAGCTGTAGTGGATAAGAATGTGGATAGAAAAGGGACACGAGAGATTGCTGAAGCTTATTTGAAGTTTTTGTATACAGATATTGGGCAAGAAATCGCAGCTAAGAACTATTATCGTCCAAGAACAGAGGAAATCGCTGAAAAGTATGATAGTCAATTCCCTAGCATCAAATTATTCACGATTGACGAAAAATTTGGTAGCTGGAAAGAGGCGCAGGAAACTCATTTCAGCGATGGCGGCGTTTTTGATTCCATTTATGAGTAA
- a CDS encoding GNAT family N-acetyltransferase gives MQIEIIEGVPYKYLKQLQTLHAHVFEGAELPLAKLEGKEGLLCLFMMEDAQMIGFKLGYIHPDRVFYSWLGGVHEGQRGRGIASKLMIRQHEEVQKRGFQKVRTYGRNNRKAMLITNIKHDFDIISTFVDAKGRHKIIFEKSLF, from the coding sequence ATGCAGATTGAAATCATTGAAGGTGTACCATATAAATATTTAAAGCAATTACAGACGCTTCATGCCCATGTTTTTGAAGGAGCCGAGTTGCCGTTAGCGAAATTGGAAGGTAAGGAAGGATTATTGTGCTTATTTATGATGGAAGATGCCCAAATGATTGGCTTTAAACTCGGTTATATCCATCCGGACCGAGTCTTTTATAGCTGGTTAGGTGGTGTGCATGAAGGTCAGCGGGGGCGAGGTATTGCTAGTAAATTAATGATACGACAGCATGAGGAAGTACAAAAACGCGGCTTTCAAAAAGTTCGTACATATGGGCGCAATAATCGCAAGGCGATGCTGATAACAAATATTAAGCACGATTTTGATATTATCTCGACGTTTGTTGACGCAAAAGGCAGACATAAAATTATTTTTGAAAAGTCGCTATTCTAG
- a CDS encoding bile acid:sodium symporter family protein: protein MLEKLNIFLQRYIAILTPLSLVIGVLLENILHHLLFLVVWLFAFMTFAGSLRMKYKDFTIFIKHPVVILTSIAFLHILMPLWAYFLSSTLFDDHLLIIGFVLSVAVPTGVTSMIWITICKGNVPLGLSIVLIDTLLAPIIMPFLLFAVSGEKVELQLSSLMTSLSFMIVLPTVLGIIVNELSKGQIPRKISGKLAPFTKLALFAVIMINSSTIAPYLKNINMELALVISLVLIIAICGYIFTLLIGRYFLKNSEQITTFVFTGGMRNISLGVVIATTYFPAKVAMPVVFGMLFQQVLASVVSKIVPKPSS, encoded by the coding sequence GTGCTAGAAAAATTAAATATATTTCTTCAACGCTATATCGCTATTTTAACACCACTTAGCCTAGTAATTGGTGTATTGCTTGAAAATATTTTACATCATCTACTTTTTCTTGTTGTTTGGCTTTTTGCTTTTATGACGTTTGCAGGTAGTTTACGAATGAAATATAAAGATTTCACCATTTTCATAAAACACCCTGTTGTCATCCTAACATCCATTGCTTTTTTACATATTTTGATGCCATTATGGGCTTATTTTTTATCGTCAACTTTATTTGACGACCATTTATTAATTATTGGCTTTGTATTGTCTGTCGCAGTGCCCACAGGTGTCACAAGCATGATTTGGATTACTATTTGCAAAGGCAATGTCCCTTTAGGCTTATCAATTGTTCTTATTGATACATTGCTTGCACCTATTATTATGCCATTCTTATTATTCGCCGTATCGGGAGAAAAAGTGGAGCTCCAGTTATCATCATTAATGACGAGCCTATCCTTTATGATTGTGCTTCCGACAGTGCTCGGTATTATAGTAAACGAGCTATCAAAAGGACAAATTCCGCGAAAAATATCAGGTAAATTAGCACCTTTTACTAAGCTCGCTTTATTTGCAGTAATTATGATTAATAGCAGCACGATTGCCCCTTATTTAAAAAATATCAATATGGAACTAGCTCTTGTGATAAGCTTGGTGCTAATTATCGCTATATGTGGCTATATTTTCACACTGCTTATCGGGCGTTATTTTTTAAAAAACAGTGAGCAAATAACGACCTTCGTCTTTACAGGCGGCATGCGCAATATTTCTTTAGGTGTCGTGATTGCAACAACTTACTTCCCAGCTAAAGTAGCAATGCCTGTTGTATTCGGCATGCTATTTCAGCAAGTTTTAGCATCTGTTGTAAGTAAAATTGTTCCTAAGCCTTCCTCATAA